A single window of Poecilia reticulata strain Guanapo linkage group LG10, Guppy_female_1.0+MT, whole genome shotgun sequence DNA harbors:
- the prpf19 gene encoding pre-mRNA-processing factor 19 translates to MSLVCAICNEVPEHPCISPVSNHVFERRLIEKYIAENGTDPMNGQPLSEEQLVDIKVTHPIRPKAPSATSIPAILKSLQDEWDAVMLHSFTLRQQLQTTRQELSHALYQHDAACRVIARLNKEVTAAREALATLKPQAGLVAPQAVPASQPAAAGGGGEPMEISEQVGMTPEIIQKLQDKATILTTERKKRGKTVPEELVRAEDLSKYRQVASHAGLHSASVPGILSLDVCPSDTNKVLTGGADKNVVVFDKNEEQIVATLKGHAKKVTSVIYHPSQSVVFSASPDATIRVWSVTGGNCIQVVRAHEAGVTGLSLHATGDYLLSSSEDQYWAFSDIQTGRVLTKVTDESAGCALTCAQFHPDGLIFGTGTADSQIKIWDLKERTNVANFPGHSGPVTSIAFSENGYYLATGAQDSSVKLWDLRKLKNFKTISLDNNYEVKSLVFDQSGTYLAVGGSDIRVYICKQWSEVLNFTDHTGLVTGVSFGENAKFLTSAGMDRSLRFYSL, encoded by the exons ATGTCTCTGGTTTGTGCAA TTTGCAACGAGGTACCGGAGCACCCGTGCATCTCCCCGGTGTCCAATCATGTGTTCGAGCGAAGGCTAATCGAGAAGTACATCGCTGAGAATGGGACGGACCCGATGAACGGACAGCCGCTGTCCGAGGAGCAGCTGGTGGACATCAAAG tgACCCATCCAATCAGACCAAAGGCTCCATCAGCTACAAGCATCCCTGCCATTCTCAAGTCACTTCAGGATGAGTGG GATGCTGTGATGCTGCATAGCTTCACTCtgcggcagcagctgcagacgaCTCGTCAGGAACTCTCACACGCCCTGTATCAGCACGACGCAGCCTGCAGAGTCATCGCTCGACTCAACAAGGAGGTCACTGCTGCAAGAGAAG ctCTTGCCACGCTTAAACCACAAGCTGGACTGGTGGCTCCTCAGGCTGTGCCGGCCTCCCagccagctgctgct GGCGGTGGTGGAGAGCCCATGGAGATCAGCGAACAGGTGGGAATGACCCCAGAGATCATCCAGAAG CTTCAAGACAAAGCTACTATTCTCaccacagagagaaagaag AGAGGAAAAACTGTCCCAGAAGAGCTGGTCAGAGCTGAAGACCTCAGCAAGTACCGCCAAGTGGCCTCGCATGCT GGCCTTCACAGCGCCAGCGTTCCTGGTATCCTGTCCCTGGATGTGTGTCCCTCGGACACCAACAAAGTGCTCACTG gtgGCGCTGATAAGAACGTGGTTGTGTTCGACAAGAACGAAGAGCAGATTGTGGCGACTCTGAAAGGTCATGCCAAAAAGGTCACCTCGGTCATTTACCATCCATCCCAG TCTGTGGTCTTCTCCGCCTCTCCTGACGCCACCATCCGTGTGTGGTCCGTTACCGGCGGCAACTGCATTCAGGTGGTGCGAGCCCACGAAGCCGGAGTCACTGGACTGTCTCTGCACGCTACAGGAGACTACCTGCTCAGCTCCTCTGAGGATCAG TACTGGGCCTTTTCTGACATCCAAACTGGTCGAGTCCTCACCAAAGTTACTGATGAGAGTGCTGGCTGTG CTCTCACCTGTGCCCAGTTCCACCCTGATGGTCTCATTTTTGGCACCGGTACGGCCGACTCCCAGATCAAGATTTGGGATCTGAAGGAGCGCACCAACGTGGCCAACTTCCCCGGCCACTCCGGACCCGTGACCTCCATCGCATTCTCTGAGAACGGATACTATCTGGCCACAG gtGCCCAGGATAGCTCTGTGAAACTGTGGGATCTGAGGAAACTGAAGAACTTTAAGACTATATCTCTGGACAACAACTACGAG gTGAAGTCTCTGGTGTTTGATCAGAGCGGTACCTACCTGGCCGTAGGCGGGTCTGACATCCGTGTCTACATCTGCAAGCAGTGGTCTGAGGTGCTCAACTTCACAG ACCATACTGGCTTGGTGACTGGAGTTTCCTTCGGAGAAAATGCCAAGTTCCTGACATCTGCAGGAATGGACAGAAGTCTCCGATTTTACAGtttgtag
- the LOC103471299 gene encoding uncharacterized protein LOC103471299 isoform X1 — translation MHSYVFSILLFALPLSSGWDLLGEREKVQTVCVGKEFRLPVDSTSRIVTFTPDSEGPRQVLLEKTTVKDPRFEWTRDKTLVLKEVTLRDQGLYANKLSVGFTYETVHLIVSECIKPYRRNYGETFEHGIPENGSVLEFSPRGAPPEARPIVLWNRTNPETSNAGRGRLLRGGKAWVAERVTQADQGNYTIKDDDGNVLSRSTLSVRGYSFNITRFTKESLNLPLFLPVHHAHLIFTPSRIPDEASLGPFDPKPPRGPIQLLREGQIMDHDLRYRGIISLIRNGSVHDVVIMRLTPRDDGLYEIRDGDGNIVSSTYLHIIEKRATWRALFKSISVPSGMFVSLAGFILFMKRYPNCSVSQIITGIRTNRTPPANPPRVNIQEYSQPLQQPPSYYSHCEQPPTPRKWTPRASPVHAGYTPVGSGSPSADNQEVQRQAPGSSPHCNLTTELDKSNEEDEKISFSMPGGSDCLHSSEDCVQFQIKKDRDEQRRSRSKDFFSTLPLDEDSSESCSVYTSKKLDFL, via the exons GTTGGGATTTATTAG GTGAAAGGGAGAAAGTTCAGACTGTGTGTGTTGGGAAGGAGTTTCGACTGCCGGTGGACTCCACATCCAGAATTGTGACGTTTACACCGGACTCTGAGGGGCCGAGACAAGTCCTGCTTGAAAAAACCACA GTGAAGGATCCACGTTTTGAGTGGACCAGAGACAAGACGTTAGTCCTGAAAGAAGTGACTCTCAGAGATCAGGGACTTTATGCCAATAAACTGTCTGTTGGCTTCACCTACGAGACCGTTCATCTGATTGTTTCAG AATGCATTAAGCCGTACCGCAGGAACTATGGGGAGACCTTTGAGCACGGCATCCCTGAAAATGGCTCTGTGTTGGAGTTCTCCCCTCGGGGTGCGCCGCCTGAGGCCAGGCCCATCGTGTTGTGGAACCGCACAAACCCTGAAACGTCGAACGCGGGACGGGGACGACTGCTGCGTGGGGGCAAGGCCTGGGTGGCAGAGAGAGTGACGCAAGCAGATCAAGGCAACTACACCATAAAAGACGACGACGGGAACGTGCTGTCTCGCAGCACCCTCTCCGTTCGCG GGTACTCCTTCAACATTACACGTTTCACCAAGGAGTCTCTAAACCTACCCTTGTTTCTCCCTGTCCATCATGCCCATCTCATTTTTACCCCAAGTCGAATTCCAGATGAAGCCTCTCTGGGTCCCTTCGACCCCAAACCTCCTCGCGGCCCCATCCAGCTGCTTCGTGAGGGCCAGATAATGGACCACGACCTGCGTTACAGAGGTATCATCTCTCTCATCCGGAACGGATCAGTACACGATGTCGTTATCATGAGACTTACGCCAAGGGACGACGGGCTGTATGAAATCAGAGATGGGGACGGAAACATTGTGTCCTCCACCTACTTGCATATCATCG AAAAAAGGGCCACCTGGCGAGCCCTCTTCAAGTCCATCAGTGTCCCTTCTGGCATGTTTGTGTCTCTGGCTGGTTTCATCTTGTTCATGAAACGCTACCCAAACTGCAGCGTCTCACAGATCATTACTGGCATCAGGACAAACCGCACGCCTCCAGCTAATCCGCCAAGAGTTAACATCCAG GAGTACAGTCAGCCCCTCCAACAACCCCCATCCTACTATAGTCACTGCGAACAGCCTCCAACACCAAGAAAATGGACCCCTAGGGCCAGTCCGGttcatgct GGTTATACTCCTGTTGGGTCAGGGAGTCCGAGTGCAGACAACCAGGAGGTACAAAGACAAGCGCCTGGAAGCTCACCCCATTGTAATTTGACCACTGAG TTGGATAAATCCAACGAGGAAGACGAGAAGATTTCCTTCTCTATGCCTGGGGGCTCAGACTGCCTCCACTCATCTGAGGACTGCGTCCAGTTCCAGATCAAGAAAGACAGAGACGAGCAAAGAAGGAGCAGATCAAAAGATTTCTTTTCCACGCTGCCGCTGGACGAGGACAGCTCAGAATCCTGCAGCGTTTACACCTCGAAGAAATTGGACTTTTTATAA
- the LOC103471299 gene encoding uncharacterized protein LOC103471299 isoform X2, with protein sequence MHSYVFSILLFALPLSSGEREKVQTVCVGKEFRLPVDSTSRIVTFTPDSEGPRQVLLEKTTVKDPRFEWTRDKTLVLKEVTLRDQGLYANKLSVGFTYETVHLIVSECIKPYRRNYGETFEHGIPENGSVLEFSPRGAPPEARPIVLWNRTNPETSNAGRGRLLRGGKAWVAERVTQADQGNYTIKDDDGNVLSRSTLSVRGYSFNITRFTKESLNLPLFLPVHHAHLIFTPSRIPDEASLGPFDPKPPRGPIQLLREGQIMDHDLRYRGIISLIRNGSVHDVVIMRLTPRDDGLYEIRDGDGNIVSSTYLHIIEKRATWRALFKSISVPSGMFVSLAGFILFMKRYPNCSVSQIITGIRTNRTPPANPPRVNIQEYSQPLQQPPSYYSHCEQPPTPRKWTPRASPVHAGYTPVGSGSPSADNQEVQRQAPGSSPHCNLTTELDKSNEEDEKISFSMPGGSDCLHSSEDCVQFQIKKDRDEQRRSRSKDFFSTLPLDEDSSESCSVYTSKKLDFL encoded by the exons GTGAAAGGGAGAAAGTTCAGACTGTGTGTGTTGGGAAGGAGTTTCGACTGCCGGTGGACTCCACATCCAGAATTGTGACGTTTACACCGGACTCTGAGGGGCCGAGACAAGTCCTGCTTGAAAAAACCACA GTGAAGGATCCACGTTTTGAGTGGACCAGAGACAAGACGTTAGTCCTGAAAGAAGTGACTCTCAGAGATCAGGGACTTTATGCCAATAAACTGTCTGTTGGCTTCACCTACGAGACCGTTCATCTGATTGTTTCAG AATGCATTAAGCCGTACCGCAGGAACTATGGGGAGACCTTTGAGCACGGCATCCCTGAAAATGGCTCTGTGTTGGAGTTCTCCCCTCGGGGTGCGCCGCCTGAGGCCAGGCCCATCGTGTTGTGGAACCGCACAAACCCTGAAACGTCGAACGCGGGACGGGGACGACTGCTGCGTGGGGGCAAGGCCTGGGTGGCAGAGAGAGTGACGCAAGCAGATCAAGGCAACTACACCATAAAAGACGACGACGGGAACGTGCTGTCTCGCAGCACCCTCTCCGTTCGCG GGTACTCCTTCAACATTACACGTTTCACCAAGGAGTCTCTAAACCTACCCTTGTTTCTCCCTGTCCATCATGCCCATCTCATTTTTACCCCAAGTCGAATTCCAGATGAAGCCTCTCTGGGTCCCTTCGACCCCAAACCTCCTCGCGGCCCCATCCAGCTGCTTCGTGAGGGCCAGATAATGGACCACGACCTGCGTTACAGAGGTATCATCTCTCTCATCCGGAACGGATCAGTACACGATGTCGTTATCATGAGACTTACGCCAAGGGACGACGGGCTGTATGAAATCAGAGATGGGGACGGAAACATTGTGTCCTCCACCTACTTGCATATCATCG AAAAAAGGGCCACCTGGCGAGCCCTCTTCAAGTCCATCAGTGTCCCTTCTGGCATGTTTGTGTCTCTGGCTGGTTTCATCTTGTTCATGAAACGCTACCCAAACTGCAGCGTCTCACAGATCATTACTGGCATCAGGACAAACCGCACGCCTCCAGCTAATCCGCCAAGAGTTAACATCCAG GAGTACAGTCAGCCCCTCCAACAACCCCCATCCTACTATAGTCACTGCGAACAGCCTCCAACACCAAGAAAATGGACCCCTAGGGCCAGTCCGGttcatgct GGTTATACTCCTGTTGGGTCAGGGAGTCCGAGTGCAGACAACCAGGAGGTACAAAGACAAGCGCCTGGAAGCTCACCCCATTGTAATTTGACCACTGAG TTGGATAAATCCAACGAGGAAGACGAGAAGATTTCCTTCTCTATGCCTGGGGGCTCAGACTGCCTCCACTCATCTGAGGACTGCGTCCAGTTCCAGATCAAGAAAGACAGAGACGAGCAAAGAAGGAGCAGATCAAAAGATTTCTTTTCCACGCTGCCGCTGGACGAGGACAGCTCAGAATCCTGCAGCGTTTACACCTCGAAGAAATTGGACTTTTTATAA